One Allostreptomyces psammosilenae DNA segment encodes these proteins:
- a CDS encoding serine hydrolase, with product MSSRPTPPSGTPTPPPGAPTRARARIRAAFAAAGVTGWLHARDVDTGAELAVDADTPVSTSSVHKLCLVVTLHRLAAEGRIDLAERIEVNPHDRTSGPTGLSAMADPVTISLRDLALLAITVSDNAAADALWARVGTPAINQAMADLGLTHTVAVHRVGELFATIAEDTGGAGPAALADPAVVARLRALDPHHTNRATARDMTRLLAAVWRDEACPPPYGDQVRRLLALQVWPHRLASGFPFDDVRVSGKTGSLPTLRHEVGVVEYPDGGRYAVAVFTRSASTAVNLPAADAAIGQTARLAVDALRVGSGAGVEG from the coding sequence GTGAGCAGCCGGCCCACCCCACCGTCGGGCACGCCCACCCCACCACCGGGGGCGCCCACCCGCGCCCGCGCGCGCATCCGGGCCGCCTTCGCCGCGGCCGGGGTGACCGGCTGGCTGCACGCCAGGGACGTCGACACCGGGGCGGAGCTGGCGGTCGACGCGGACACGCCGGTGAGCACCTCCAGCGTCCACAAGCTCTGCCTGGTGGTGACCCTGCACCGGCTGGCCGCCGAGGGCCGGATCGACCTCGCCGAGCGGATCGAGGTCAACCCGCACGACCGCACCTCGGGCCCCACCGGGCTGAGCGCCATGGCCGACCCGGTCACCATCTCGCTGCGCGACCTCGCCCTGCTCGCCATCACCGTCAGCGACAACGCCGCCGCCGACGCCCTGTGGGCCCGCGTCGGCACGCCCGCCATCAACCAGGCCATGGCCGACCTGGGCCTGACCCACACCGTCGCCGTGCACCGGGTCGGCGAGCTCTTCGCCACCATCGCCGAGGACACCGGCGGCGCAGGGCCGGCCGCGCTCGCCGACCCGGCCGTCGTCGCCCGGCTGCGCGCCCTCGACCCGCACCACACCAACCGCGCCACCGCCCGCGACATGACCCGCCTGCTCGCCGCCGTGTGGCGCGACGAGGCCTGCCCGCCCCCCTACGGCGACCAGGTCCGCCGCCTGCTGGCCCTCCAGGTGTGGCCGCACCGCCTCGCCTCCGGCTTCCCCTTCGACGACGTACGCGTCTCCGGCAAGACCGGCAGCCTGCCCACCCTCCGCCACGAGGTGGGCGTGGTGGAGTACCCGGACGGCGGCCGCTACGCCGTCGCCGTCTTCACCCGCTCCGCCTCCACCGCCGTCAACCTCCCAGCAGCCGACGCCGCCATCGGCCAGACCGCCCGCCTGGCCGTCGACGCACTCAGGGTGGGGAGTGGGGCGGGCGTGGAAGGGTGA
- a CDS encoding peptidase inhibitor family I36 protein, with translation MSRTPRPTAHLTAQQTASHGPAPVGPAPARPAWRLRAALVAAVAAAALPAATGVAVAAADETCAAGEFCVWEQPGQQGRAYQWTRSDDDWRDDTWPGGGDSVGGRIGSLWNRNACTVQVYQYAGYSGAWQSFQPGARDVDLSNDPIGVAGANAHRIAC, from the coding sequence ATGAGCCGTACCCCACGCCCGACAGCACACCTGACAGCACAGCAGACTGCGTCCCACGGGCCCGCGCCCGTCGGGCCGGCGCCGGCCCGGCCCGCGTGGCGCCTCCGGGCGGCGCTGGTCGCCGCCGTCGCGGCCGCGGCGCTGCCGGCGGCCACCGGCGTGGCCGTGGCCGCCGCCGACGAGACGTGCGCGGCCGGCGAGTTCTGCGTCTGGGAACAGCCCGGCCAGCAGGGCCGCGCCTACCAGTGGACCCGCTCGGACGACGACTGGCGCGACGACACCTGGCCGGGCGGCGGCGACAGCGTCGGCGGCCGGATCGGCTCGCTGTGGAACCGGAACGCCTGCACCGTGCAGGTCTACCAGTACGCCGGCTACTCCGGGGCCTGGCAGTCCTTCCAGCCGGGGGCGCGGGACGTCGACCTGAGCAACGACCCGATCGGGGTCGCGGGCGCGAACGCGCACCGGATCGCCTGCTGA
- a CDS encoding PH domain-containing protein translates to MAVEALPREYRARAGRTASLCVAAGLGTVPPLLPLLLVEGVPGWVGVVGVVLVAGLIGSLAFAASRCGTVVDLDGIRVRGVFRSTRLRWAEIQALHAEEELTAVVRRYGPRVIANAYRSDGRRVPLRYVDDVHVSSVRDEVELMRAAWAALRGPDWRPSAEVSLRIARRDAARTGLLAGMFWGTAALIGTGTLSMFMPAGEVPDWLLAVLVLAVPLAVFLLVWLASYRRNR, encoded by the coding sequence ATGGCTGTCGAGGCGCTGCCTCGGGAGTACCGGGCGAGGGCGGGGCGGACCGCGAGCCTCTGTGTCGCGGCCGGGCTCGGGACGGTTCCCCCGCTCCTGCCGCTCCTGCTCGTGGAGGGGGTTCCCGGCTGGGTGGGGGTCGTCGGCGTGGTGCTCGTCGCCGGCCTCATCGGGTCACTGGCCTTCGCCGCCTCCCGGTGCGGCACCGTCGTGGACCTCGACGGCATCCGGGTACGCGGCGTCTTCCGCAGCACGCGGCTGAGGTGGGCGGAGATCCAGGCCCTGCACGCCGAGGAGGAGCTCACCGCCGTCGTGCGGCGCTATGGGCCGCGCGTGATCGCGAACGCGTACCGGTCGGACGGCCGCCGCGTGCCGCTGCGCTACGTGGACGACGTCCACGTGTCCTCCGTCCGGGACGAGGTGGAGCTGATGCGCGCGGCGTGGGCCGCGTTGCGCGGCCCGGACTGGCGCCCGTCCGCCGAGGTCTCACTCCGGATCGCCCGCCGCGATGCGGCCCGGACGGGACTGCTGGCGGGGATGTTCTGGGGGACGGCTGCCCTGATCGGCACGGGCACCCTGTCCATGTTCATGCCGGCCGGTGAGGTGCCCGATTGGCTGCTGGCCGTCCTCGTCCTCGCAGTGCCGCTGGCCGTCTTCCTCCTGGTCTGGCTGGCCTCCTACCGCCGCAACCGCTGA
- a CDS encoding HAD family hydrolase, translated as MASPHASVPAAPEPTAGSPVAPTVGFDLDMTLIDSRPGVKAVYDRLAEESGRFIDSALAVTRLGPPLEVELAHWFPQDEIQQAGDRFRALYPDYAIEPSPAMPGALEAVEAVRAAGGRPIVVTGKFQPNAVLHLKHLGIEVDEVYGWLWADAKGEALREQNATVYVGDHIGDIRGAQAAGAVSVAVPSGPISADELAAAGADVVLPDLTAFGDWFADYAARAR; from the coding sequence ATGGCTTCCCCCCACGCCTCCGTACCCGCCGCCCCCGAACCCACGGCGGGTTCCCCGGTCGCGCCCACCGTGGGCTTCGACCTCGACATGACCCTGATCGACTCGCGCCCCGGCGTGAAGGCGGTCTACGACCGGCTCGCCGAGGAGTCCGGCCGCTTCATCGACAGCGCCCTGGCCGTCACCCGGCTCGGCCCGCCGCTGGAGGTGGAGCTCGCCCACTGGTTCCCCCAGGACGAGATCCAGCAGGCCGGTGACCGGTTCCGCGCCCTCTACCCGGACTACGCGATCGAGCCCTCGCCGGCGATGCCGGGCGCGCTGGAGGCCGTCGAGGCGGTGCGGGCGGCCGGCGGGCGTCCGATCGTGGTGACCGGCAAGTTCCAGCCCAACGCGGTGCTGCACCTGAAGCACCTCGGCATCGAGGTGGACGAGGTCTACGGCTGGCTGTGGGCCGACGCCAAGGGAGAGGCGCTGCGCGAGCAGAACGCCACCGTCTACGTCGGCGACCACATCGGCGACATCAGGGGCGCCCAGGCGGCCGGCGCGGTGAGCGTCGCGGTGCCCAGCGGCCCCATCTCCGCGGACGAACTGGCGGCGGCCGGCGCCGACGTGGTGCTGCCGGACCTCACCGCCTTCGGCGACTGGTTCGCCGACTACGCCGCCCGCGCGCGCTGA
- a CDS encoding penicillin-binding transpeptidase domain-containing protein, giving the protein MSESRRVRRRARTRTLAVAVLIAASPQLAGCGLFGDGEDPADQARGVADEFLRTWSAGVPASAAAVTDNPTAAEQALTTTMENLGLPASSMESGEPVENEDGSFTVPFTVRMSFPTGPDAGAEAEADASASPSDGAADASTDAAASPSADASGAADAGEVVTWEYTSELTVVETDGGEGERQIVWDPTVIHPELTDSTVLRLSEEEAEPADVLDRDGQTFDGAAPALVGYDGSGGLTARYADQLAGRSATAVELADRASEETQETLFEISEATPGTPVQTTIDAEVQGAAEAALEDVEVNAALVALDATNGEVLAVANNPASGFNRALEGRYPPGSDFKVITAAALLQAGVTPSTPVECPRTVTVNGQSFENQDEFVLEDGSTFRDNFANSCNTGIISLRDRLSEDALTNTAAQFGIGAVWEVGAATFDGSVPVPGSPNELAANMIGQGTVEASPLVMASVAATVRSGAFHQPVVVPDAVENPHEVEPLDPTLAGQLRELMGAVVTEGSGEALRGLPGEVGAKTGTAEFGTENPPRTHAWMIGYQDDVAFAVLLEDGGSGGRDAGPVARAFLDELATARN; this is encoded by the coding sequence TTGAGCGAATCGCGACGTGTCAGGCGTCGGGCCAGGACCCGCACGCTGGCGGTGGCCGTGCTGATCGCGGCGAGTCCGCAGCTCGCCGGGTGTGGGCTGTTCGGTGACGGTGAGGATCCGGCGGACCAGGCCCGGGGGGTGGCGGACGAGTTCCTGCGCACCTGGTCGGCCGGGGTGCCGGCGTCCGCGGCGGCCGTCACCGACAACCCGACGGCGGCCGAGCAGGCGCTGACCACCACCATGGAGAACCTGGGCCTGCCGGCCTCCTCGATGGAGTCGGGCGAGCCGGTGGAGAACGAGGACGGCTCCTTCACGGTGCCGTTCACCGTCCGGATGTCCTTCCCGACCGGCCCCGACGCCGGCGCCGAAGCGGAGGCCGACGCCTCCGCATCCCCCTCGGACGGTGCGGCGGACGCCTCCACCGACGCCGCCGCCTCGCCCTCCGCGGACGCCTCCGGGGCGGCGGACGCGGGCGAGGTGGTCACCTGGGAGTACACCAGCGAGCTGACCGTGGTGGAGACCGACGGCGGCGAGGGCGAGCGCCAGATCGTCTGGGACCCCACGGTGATCCACCCCGAGCTCACCGACAGCACGGTGCTGCGGCTGAGCGAGGAGGAGGCCGAGCCGGCGGACGTGCTCGACCGGGACGGCCAGACGTTCGACGGCGCCGCGCCCGCGCTGGTCGGCTACGACGGCAGCGGCGGGCTCACGGCCCGCTACGCCGACCAGCTCGCCGGCCGGTCGGCGACCGCCGTGGAGCTGGCGGACCGGGCCAGCGAGGAGACCCAGGAGACGCTGTTCGAGATCTCCGAGGCCACCCCGGGCACGCCCGTGCAGACCACCATCGACGCGGAGGTGCAGGGCGCCGCCGAGGCGGCGCTGGAGGACGTGGAGGTCAACGCGGCGCTGGTCGCCCTGGACGCCACCAACGGCGAGGTGCTGGCCGTGGCGAACAACCCGGCCAGCGGGTTCAACCGCGCCCTGGAGGGCCGCTACCCGCCCGGCTCCGACTTCAAGGTGATCACCGCCGCGGCGCTGCTCCAGGCCGGTGTGACCCCCTCCACCCCGGTGGAGTGCCCGCGCACCGTCACGGTGAACGGGCAGTCGTTCGAGAACCAGGACGAGTTCGTGCTGGAGGACGGCTCCACCTTCCGCGACAACTTCGCCAACTCCTGCAACACGGGCATCATCTCGCTGCGTGACCGGCTCAGCGAGGACGCGCTGACCAACACCGCCGCCCAGTTCGGCATCGGCGCGGTCTGGGAGGTGGGCGCGGCGACCTTCGACGGCAGCGTCCCGGTGCCCGGGAGCCCGAACGAGCTGGCCGCCAACATGATCGGCCAGGGCACGGTCGAGGCCAGCCCGCTGGTGATGGCGTCCGTCGCGGCCACCGTGCGGTCCGGTGCCTTCCACCAGCCGGTGGTGGTCCCGGACGCCGTGGAGAACCCGCACGAGGTCGAACCCCTCGACCCCACGTTGGCCGGGCAGCTGCGCGAGCTGATGGGCGCGGTCGTCACCGAGGGTTCCGGCGAGGCGCTGCGCGGCCTGCCGGGCGAGGTCGGCGCCAAGACCGGCACCGCCGAGTTCGGCACCGAGAACCCGCCGCGCACCCACGCCTGGATGATCGGCTACCAGGACGACGTGGCGTTCGCGGTGCTGCTGGAGGACGGCGGCTCCGGTGGCCGGGACGCCGGCCCGGTGGCGCGCGCGTTCCTCGACGAGCTGGCCACGGCCCGGAACTAG
- a CDS encoding protein kinase domain-containing protein encodes MDTAMYVGPDAQPEKYRLIRSIGHGGEAVLYLAEVTLAGAVEPVVVKVLDATSAGGPEAFRELGSRWAEQAELLRFIGRMGVVGVREHFEGAVPHRAAPLSPPEGEAAATADGDATAPPPERALYLVMNHVDGLDLRDWRAERLSEGPRGRRQALAHLEQVAEVLDWLHSGRATPSGRTVVHGDLSPGNVMIDVNGQATLVDFGLSKISARHLTSRPWFTPGYAAPEVLSGEYTPATDRYAFGAVAYFLLSGEEPPQSPEQLRDAFATLPELERADGRQRERALAMFSTDPSERPSAVDWLRTIRAAATSGPWSAAAGTAGAAGAAGVGAAGAAGVGAASARTAGAANVPPVPPTPPTAPPHPPTAPGHPTPGAVVGTAGMAGAAAPPAPAPRRGRRALTVTAIAVACVVVAAGSAAVGALLGGGGDDGTGARGADGETVQPLDPPADDAAGPSASAPAAQPSPSASETGAGTGTETEPETDAPAESGTPSAGTDPGAPSPSPSTSADGGAAPSLGSDQMYLSIQDPVDSGRDHEAGRGTIDATEYERSVVANACYDRTWVEYYLRREWDTFSVTVGMSDYSPSGSEGTFSVIADGQEIAQEHAAIGEAVRISVPVRNVLRLRLAVECEDGDSMPVWGDPVLTR; translated from the coding sequence GTGGATACCGCGATGTACGTCGGCCCGGACGCGCAGCCGGAGAAGTACCGGCTGATCCGGTCCATCGGCCACGGCGGCGAGGCCGTGCTGTACCTCGCCGAGGTGACCCTCGCCGGCGCGGTGGAGCCGGTGGTGGTCAAGGTGCTCGACGCCACGTCGGCGGGCGGCCCCGAGGCCTTCCGGGAGCTGGGCTCCCGGTGGGCCGAGCAGGCCGAACTGCTCCGCTTCATCGGCCGGATGGGCGTGGTCGGCGTGCGCGAGCACTTCGAGGGCGCCGTCCCGCACCGGGCCGCGCCCCTGTCGCCTCCGGAGGGGGAAGCGGCGGCGACGGCCGACGGCGACGCCACCGCGCCGCCGCCCGAGCGGGCGCTGTACCTGGTGATGAACCACGTGGACGGCCTGGACCTGCGCGACTGGCGGGCCGAACGGCTCTCCGAGGGACCGCGCGGCCGTCGGCAGGCGCTGGCCCACCTGGAGCAGGTGGCCGAGGTGCTGGACTGGCTGCACTCCGGGCGGGCCACCCCGTCGGGCCGCACGGTGGTGCACGGCGACCTCTCCCCCGGCAACGTGATGATCGACGTCAACGGCCAGGCCACGCTGGTCGACTTCGGCCTGAGCAAGATCAGCGCCCGGCACCTGACCAGCCGCCCGTGGTTCACCCCCGGCTACGCCGCGCCGGAGGTGCTCTCCGGCGAGTACACCCCGGCGACCGACCGGTACGCCTTCGGCGCCGTGGCGTACTTCCTGCTCTCCGGCGAGGAGCCGCCGCAGTCCCCGGAGCAGTTGCGCGACGCCTTCGCCACGCTGCCGGAGCTGGAACGGGCCGACGGGCGGCAGCGGGAGCGCGCGCTGGCGATGTTCTCCACCGACCCGTCCGAGCGGCCGTCCGCCGTGGACTGGCTGCGCACCATCCGGGCCGCCGCCACCTCGGGGCCGTGGAGCGCGGCGGCCGGGACGGCCGGGGCGGCCGGGGCGGCAGGGGTCGGAGCCGCAGGGGCGGCCGGGGTCGGGGCGGCCTCCGCACGGACGGCCGGGGCGGCGAACGTGCCGCCTGTGCCGCCCACGCCACCCACCGCGCCGCCGCACCCGCCGACGGCTCCGGGGCATCCGACGCCGGGCGCCGTCGTCGGCACGGCCGGGATGGCGGGGGCGGCGGCACCGCCCGCACCGGCGCCGCGGCGCGGCCGGCGGGCGCTGACGGTGACGGCGATCGCCGTGGCCTGCGTGGTCGTCGCAGCCGGCTCGGCGGCGGTGGGCGCACTGCTCGGAGGGGGCGGCGACGACGGAACCGGGGCGCGGGGCGCCGACGGCGAGACCGTCCAGCCCCTCGATCCGCCGGCCGACGACGCGGCCGGCCCGTCCGCCTCCGCGCCCGCGGCGCAGCCCTCGCCGAGCGCCTCGGAGACGGGCGCCGGGACGGGGACGGAAACGGAACCGGAGACGGACGCGCCCGCGGAGAGCGGCACGCCCTCGGCGGGGACGGATCCGGGAGCGCCGTCGCCTTCGCCTTCGACGTCGGCCGACGGCGGCGCGGCGCCCTCCCTCGGCTCCGACCAGATGTACCTGTCCATCCAGGATCCGGTGGACTCCGGGCGAGACCATGAGGCCGGACGCGGCACCATCGACGCGACCGAGTACGAGCGCTCGGTGGTCGCCAACGCCTGCTACGACCGCACCTGGGTGGAGTACTACCTGCGCCGGGAGTGGGACACCTTCTCGGTGACGGTCGGGATGTCCGACTACTCCCCCTCGGGCTCGGAGGGCACCTTCAGCGTGATCGCCGACGGCCAGGAGATCGCCCAGGAGCACGCCGCGATCGGGGAGGCCGTGCGGATCAGCGTCCCGGTGCGGAACGTGCTGCGGCTGCGCCTGGCGGTGGAGTGCGAGGACGGCGACAGCATGCCGGTGTGGGGCGACCCGGTGCTGACCCGGTGA
- a CDS encoding LysR substrate-binding domain-containing protein gives MDLIRHLRCFLAVAEEGHFGHAAARLGMAQPPLSQRIQRLERELGVRLFDRGSRGVSVTPAGRLLLADATRLLESADALFATADRARRGEVGTLRAAVLPDTGAAAVTAVLTGFRTTSPGVQLDLHELGTTDQLARLADRSLDVGLVQHPCDLTGLELGPLLRRPLGVLTAATATPGASASAPGASSTPGASALGPPSGPVRLADLAGSALVLFPRAKAPGLHDEILTTCARHGYTPAEVREAENPQFVHGLVASGEAVAFAPHTPGAGPGTVWRPLAGAPLAWRLSTAWPSGGGSPAVRAFAAVVLRALCEHAGTTADIPDRPVHPRPTSEFLT, from the coding sequence ATGGACCTGATCCGGCATCTGCGCTGCTTCCTCGCCGTGGCGGAGGAAGGCCACTTCGGCCACGCCGCGGCGCGGCTGGGCATGGCACAGCCGCCGCTGTCACAGCGTATCCAGCGCCTGGAGCGCGAGCTGGGCGTGCGGCTGTTCGACCGCGGCAGCCGCGGAGTCAGCGTCACCCCCGCCGGCCGGCTGCTGCTCGCCGACGCCACCCGGCTGCTGGAGAGCGCCGACGCCCTGTTCGCCACGGCTGACCGGGCCCGGCGCGGCGAGGTCGGCACGCTGCGCGCCGCCGTCCTGCCGGACACCGGGGCCGCCGCCGTCACCGCCGTCCTCACCGGTTTCCGGACGACCTCGCCCGGTGTCCAGCTCGACCTCCACGAACTCGGCACCACCGACCAGCTGGCCCGGCTCGCCGACCGCTCGCTGGACGTCGGGCTGGTGCAGCACCCCTGCGACCTGACCGGGCTGGAGCTCGGGCCGCTGCTGCGCCGGCCGCTGGGCGTGCTGACCGCCGCGACGGCCACGCCGGGCGCCTCCGCGTCCGCGCCTGGCGCCTCCTCCACGCCTGGCGCCTCCGCCCTCGGGCCGCCGTCCGGCCCGGTGCGCCTGGCCGACCTCGCCGGCTCCGCGCTCGTCCTCTTCCCGCGCGCCAAGGCCCCCGGCCTGCACGACGAGATCCTCACCACCTGCGCCCGCCACGGCTACACCCCGGCCGAGGTGCGGGAGGCGGAGAACCCGCAGTTCGTGCACGGCCTGGTGGCCTCCGGCGAGGCGGTGGCGTTCGCACCGCACACGCCGGGCGCCGGGCCGGGCACGGTCTGGCGCCCCCTGGCCGGCGCGCCGCTCGCCTGGCGGCTGTCCACCGCCTGGCCCTCCGGCGGCGGCTCCCCCGCCGTGCGGGCCTTCGCCGCGGTGGTGCTACGCGCGCTGTGCGAACATGCCGGGACGACCGCGGACATTCCCGACCGCCCCGTCCACCCGCGGCCCACCTCGGAGTTCCTCACGTGA
- a CDS encoding methylated-DNA--[protein]-cysteine S-methyltransferase encodes MSTRTHTVIDSPVGPLTLVATDGVLSALYMTDQRHRPEQETFGTPDDEAFGEVIRQLGEYFAGERTTFDLPLALHGTEFQRRVWAGLQEIPYGETISYGELADRIGRPGASRAVGLANGKNPVGIIVPCHRVIGSNGSLTGYGGGLDRKRHLLDFERGVRGPRTSTGEAAALF; translated from the coding sequence ATGAGCACCCGCACCCACACCGTGATCGACAGCCCCGTCGGCCCCCTCACCCTGGTGGCCACCGACGGCGTGCTGTCCGCCCTCTACATGACCGACCAGCGCCACCGCCCCGAGCAGGAGACCTTCGGCACGCCGGACGACGAGGCGTTCGGCGAGGTGATCCGTCAGCTCGGGGAGTACTTCGCCGGCGAGCGCACCACCTTCGACCTCCCGCTCGCCCTGCACGGCACCGAGTTCCAGCGCCGGGTGTGGGCCGGGCTCCAGGAGATCCCCTACGGCGAGACCATCTCCTACGGCGAGCTCGCCGACCGCATCGGCCGCCCCGGAGCCTCCCGCGCCGTCGGGCTGGCGAACGGCAAGAACCCGGTCGGCATCATCGTGCCGTGCCACCGCGTCATCGGATCCAACGGCAGCCTGACCGGCTACGGCGGCGGCCTGGACCGCAAGCGCCACCTGCTCGACTTCGAGCGCGGCGTGCGCGGGCCCCGGACGTCCACGGGCGAGGCCGCCGCGCTGTTCTGA
- a CDS encoding gluconolaconase: MIPGPTLRRPVATHPPLARPSLSRRRLLGFAAATAVSAAVSVSGGVGGLLAGPRRAFADTTTLPGVLNVSAPGLYPEGVAWDPSRETFLVGSGAQGSVSVVDLERLTVTTLVPPIGRVATQGLAVDGTRGRVLAAYNNWGPRLGDPSRAAMSGLGVFDLASGETLHLVDISAGGRGETCANDVTVDEAGYAYVTDSAADRLIRVDPDGRVTHTITAPGFETEEMGLNGVVVHPEGFLLVGRYEGARLFRVADPAASDTPAVTEVPVDPPLTTIDGMALRADGSLIVVSNDMATDGEPGHRDAVTILRSDDSWASAHVAEQRDWPEQDPSTVAVTPYGEYVLSGRIREIFEPSDQPPTDFVLRAW, encoded by the coding sequence TTGATACCGGGGCCGACCCTCCGCCGACCCGTCGCCACCCACCCGCCCCTCGCCCGCCCATCCCTCAGCCGCCGACGCCTCCTCGGCTTCGCCGCCGCCACCGCCGTCTCCGCCGCCGTCTCCGTCTCCGGCGGTGTCGGCGGCCTGCTCGCGGGCCCGCGCCGAGCGTTCGCGGACACCACGACGCTCCCCGGCGTGCTCAACGTCTCCGCCCCCGGGCTGTACCCGGAGGGCGTCGCCTGGGATCCCAGCCGGGAGACCTTCCTGGTGGGATCCGGTGCCCAGGGCAGCGTCTCGGTCGTGGACCTGGAACGGCTCACCGTCACCACCCTCGTCCCGCCGATCGGCCGGGTCGCCACCCAGGGCCTGGCGGTCGACGGCACGCGCGGCCGCGTGCTGGCCGCCTACAACAACTGGGGGCCACGGCTCGGCGATCCCAGCCGGGCCGCCATGTCCGGGCTCGGCGTCTTCGACCTCGCCAGCGGGGAGACGTTGCACCTGGTGGACATCTCCGCCGGCGGCCGGGGGGAGACCTGCGCCAACGACGTCACCGTGGACGAGGCCGGCTACGCCTACGTCACCGACTCCGCCGCCGACCGGCTGATCCGCGTCGACCCGGACGGCCGCGTCACCCACACCATCACCGCCCCCGGCTTCGAGACCGAGGAGATGGGCCTCAACGGCGTCGTCGTCCACCCCGAGGGGTTCCTGCTGGTCGGACGCTACGAGGGCGCCCGGCTGTTCCGCGTCGCCGACCCGGCGGCCTCCGACACCCCCGCCGTCACCGAGGTGCCCGTCGACCCCCCGCTGACCACCATCGACGGCATGGCGCTGCGGGCCGACGGCTCGCTGATCGTCGTCTCCAACGACATGGCCACCGACGGCGAACCCGGCCACCGCGACGCCGTCACCATCCTGCGCTCCGACGACTCCTGGGCGTCGGCCCACGTCGCCGAGCAGCGCGACTGGCCCGAGCAGGACCCCTCCACCGTCGCCGTCACCCCCTACGGCGAGTACGTCCTCAGCGGCCGGATACGCGAGATCTTCGAACCCAGCGACCAACCCCCCACCGACTTCGTCCTCCGCGCCTGGTGA
- a CDS encoding peptidase inhibitor family I36 protein — translation MKRTFRRTALVAVMALAVLPAATGVASAANGTCGTGEFCLWENQDFNGSNDGGIYEWTGDDSDYNNDEWYNTDDGLDNEASSVRNLESCAVRLYQHVSHEGAYTTFQSGDDDGYLNNNNIGDNRASSHRSVC, via the coding sequence ATGAAGCGCACTTTCCGCAGGACCGCGCTGGTCGCCGTGATGGCGCTCGCCGTCCTTCCGGCCGCCACCGGGGTGGCGTCCGCCGCCAACGGCACGTGCGGGACGGGGGAGTTCTGTCTCTGGGAGAACCAGGACTTCAACGGCAGCAACGACGGTGGCATCTACGAGTGGACGGGGGACGACTCCGACTACAACAACGACGAGTGGTACAACACGGACGACGGGCTGGACAACGAGGCCAGCTCCGTCCGGAACCTGGAGTCGTGCGCGGTGCGGTTGTACCAGCACGTCAGCCACGAGGGCGCCTACACCACCTTCCAGTCCGGCGACGATGACGGCTACCTCAACAACAACAACATCGGCGACAACCGCGCCAGTTCGCACCGGTCGGTCTGCTGA